A window of the Synergistales bacterium genome harbors these coding sequences:
- a CDS encoding TRAP transporter large permease subunit — protein MSIGVLTILAFLVLLMTGAHIFIIFFAVGLGATAVLMGFDTAVAMIGQTIYHGIATPTYTVLPLFILMGSFAARAGFAKDAYDTIQIWSRKVPGSLGVATCWASAVFGAVSGSSLASAAVFGKLALPEMRALKYDKAFSLGCIASAGTFASLIPPSGVLIVLAIITDQSVGLLFMAGIVPGLFTAAVYTASIIYRASTNPRIMPRAVNLPTYSFAEKLRYSVRIWPIIVLIFIVLGGIYSGVFTPTEAAAVGALLTLLIGVWKGELKQFSVIREALKDSAKTTSMIFAIMVGALYFGRVLGVTRLPSNLTQAIIQMDVSPMMVTILILIILFFLGMFMNASAFFMFSFPIFFPVIVKLGINPVWFCIVAMKMAEIGAVTPPVGLNAFALKGVAGKDVSVEDVFSGVLPFIIADLVVLVFLFIFPQIATWLPDLYMGG, from the coding sequence ATGTCCATTGGAGTACTGACCATCCTCGCCTTTCTGGTCCTGCTCATGACAGGGGCCCATATCTTCATCATCTTCTTCGCCGTGGGTCTGGGAGCGACCGCCGTCCTGATGGGCTTCGACACCGCCGTGGCCATGATCGGGCAGACCATCTACCACGGCATCGCCACGCCCACCTACACGGTGCTCCCCCTTTTCATTCTGATGGGCTCCTTCGCGGCCAGAGCGGGATTCGCCAAGGACGCCTACGACACCATCCAGATATGGTCCCGCAAGGTCCCCGGCTCGCTTGGGGTGGCCACCTGCTGGGCCAGCGCCGTCTTCGGCGCCGTCTCGGGCTCCTCGCTGGCCAGTGCCGCCGTCTTCGGCAAACTGGCCCTGCCGGAGATGCGGGCGCTCAAATACGACAAGGCCTTCTCCCTGGGCTGCATCGCCTCGGCCGGCACCTTCGCCTCGCTGATCCCGCCCAGCGGCGTGCTGATCGTCCTGGCCATCATCACCGACCAGTCCGTGGGGCTGCTCTTCATGGCGGGCATCGTCCCGGGGCTCTTCACGGCGGCGGTCTACACGGCCTCCATCATCTACCGGGCCTCTACGAACCCCAGGATCATGCCCAGGGCGGTCAATCTGCCCACCTACTCCTTTGCGGAGAAGCTACGCTACTCGGTGCGCATCTGGCCGATCATCGTCCTCATCTTCATCGTCCTCGGCGGCATCTACTCGGGGGTCTTCACGCCCACCGAGGCGGCGGCGGTCGGGGCGCTGCTCACGCTGCTCATCGGGGTCTGGAAGGGTGAGCTGAAGCAGTTTTCCGTGATCCGGGAGGCGCTGAAGGATTCGGCCAAGACCACCTCCATGATCTTCGCCATCATGGTGGGAGCCCTCTACTTCGGCCGCGTCCTTGGGGTCACCCGCCTGCCGTCGAACCTCACCCAGGCGATCATCCAGATGGATGTCTCCCCCATGATGGTCACCATCCTCATCCTGATCATCCTCTTCTTCCTGGGGATGTTCATGAACGCCTCGGCCTTCTTCATGTTCTCCTTTCCCATCTTCTTCCCGGTGATCGTCAAGCTGGGCATCAACCCGGTGTGGTTCTGCATCGTGGCCATGAAGATGGCCGAGATCGGCGCGGTGACACCGCCGGTGGGGCTGAACGCCTTCGCACTGAAGGGGGTGGCCGGCAAGGACGTCAGTGTGGAGGATGTCTTCAGCGGCGTCCTGCCCTTCATCATCGCCGACCTGGTGGTGCTGGTCTTCCTCTTCATCTTCCCCCAGATCGCCACCTGGCTGCCGGATCTCTACATGGGGGGCTAA
- a CDS encoding TRAP transporter small permease produces the protein MGHLLVKINQFFAELSSWFLSIIMILLTVNYITRFFGVPIQGLLELSTFVFLAIIYLGLGHCEENDEHIKVNAIIKRVPPKVARALNTFNYLLAVFIGGVITYAALNTAISAYQSGESVPGTAPLLTYPVKFAIFIGSLFFVLQAAAHLVSILKTGRYGEML, from the coding sequence TTGGGTCACCTACTGGTCAAAATCAATCAGTTCTTCGCGGAGTTGAGCAGCTGGTTCCTGAGCATCATCATGATCCTGCTGACCGTCAACTACATCACCCGCTTCTTCGGCGTGCCGATCCAGGGACTGCTGGAGCTTTCCACCTTCGTCTTTCTGGCCATCATCTATCTGGGCCTCGGCCACTGCGAGGAAAACGACGAACACATCAAGGTCAACGCCATCATCAAACGGGTGCCGCCCAAGGTCGCCAGAGCGCTCAATACCTTCAACTACCTGCTGGCCGTCTTCATCGGCGGCGTCATCACCTACGCCGCGCTGAACACCGCCATCAGCGCCTACCAGAGCGGGGAGTCCGTGCCCGGCACGGCGCCGCTGCTCACCTATCCGGTCAAATTCGCCATCTTCATCGGCTCGCTCTTCTTTGTGCTCCAGGCGGCGGCACACCTCGTTTCCATTCTGAAAACCGGCAGATACGGGGAGATGCTGTAG
- the dctP gene encoding TRAP transporter substrate-binding protein DctP, with translation MKLLRIAVLAIFCVAMAAGFALAADDTVTLKLSTHHPGGVYRSVGARLLKEEIEKATDGKVKIDIYYSESLAAGGEVLDSVKMGIVDIGDVNPAYYPGQLPIHSGLLVYTESPPKHMQKVEVMDRMYKNYPVVEEEIEQYNQRILWQYFPTPLALSSTKPVDDIDDFKGMKIRASSEAYLRMLGDLGATPVSVPFTDCYMAMQTGTINAVFTNIAACSGQKFYEVAPYTFTSQKLGLWLAFTYTINQDVWDGFSRETKDQISAAVEKVNERFGPMFDSEYQNQVELFREKGEEVVMADEEDVKTWQNLPIISTLKQELAEKAEDAGVENGDQFIKDVGMYMEEAKQ, from the coding sequence GTGAAGCTACTCAGGATCGCGGTACTGGCTATCTTTTGTGTCGCCATGGCGGCGGGGTTCGCCCTGGCAGCGGATGACACGGTCACCCTGAAGCTCTCGACGCACCATCCGGGGGGCGTCTACCGGAGCGTAGGCGCACGGCTGCTGAAAGAGGAGATCGAGAAGGCCACCGACGGCAAGGTCAAGATCGATATCTACTACAGCGAATCGCTGGCCGCCGGCGGCGAGGTGCTGGATTCCGTGAAGATGGGCATTGTTGATATCGGCGATGTGAACCCCGCATACTACCCCGGACAGCTGCCCATCCACTCCGGACTGCTTGTGTACACGGAGTCACCGCCCAAACACATGCAGAAGGTAGAGGTCATGGACCGGATGTACAAGAACTATCCGGTGGTCGAGGAGGAGATCGAGCAGTACAACCAGAGGATCCTCTGGCAGTACTTCCCCACGCCGCTGGCTCTGAGCTCCACCAAGCCCGTGGACGACATCGACGACTTCAAGGGCATGAAGATCCGCGCCTCCAGCGAGGCCTACCTGCGGATGCTGGGCGACCTCGGCGCCACGCCGGTCTCCGTCCCCTTCACCGACTGCTACATGGCCATGCAGACGGGCACCATCAACGCCGTGTTCACCAACATCGCCGCCTGCTCGGGACAGAAGTTCTACGAGGTGGCCCCCTACACCTTCACCTCCCAGAAGCTGGGGCTCTGGCTGGCCTTCACCTACACCATCAACCAGGACGTGTGGGACGGCTTCTCCCGGGAGACCAAGGATCAGATCTCGGCTGCCGTCGAGAAGGTGAACGAGCGCTTCGGTCCCATGTTCGACAGCGAGTACCAGAATCAGGTCGAGCTCTTCAGGGAGAAGGGCGAAGAGGTCGTCATGGCCGACGAGGAGGACGTGAAGACCTGGCAGAACCTGCCGATCATCAGCACGCTGAAGCAGGAACTGGCCGAGAAGGCCGAGGATGCCGGCGTCGAGAACGGCGATCAGTTCATCAAGGACGTCGGTATGTATATGGAAGAGGCGAAACAGTAA